The Rhodococcus rhodochrous DNA window ACCATCTTCTCCGCCCAGGCCGAGGTGAAGGGCGAGCTGCTGCGCGACCTGCACCTGCTCACCGCCAAGCCGTTCCTGTACGTCTTCAACGCCGACGAGGCCGTCCTCACCAACGAGGAGCGCAAGGAGGAGCTGCGCAAGGCCGTCGCACCGGCAGACGCCGTCTTCCTCGACGCCAAGGTCGAGTCCGAGCTCCTCGAGCTCGACGAGGACGAGGCGATGGAGCTGCTCGAGTCCATCGGCCAGACCGAGGCCGGTCTGAAGCAGCTCGCACGCGCCGGTTTCCACACCCTCGGTCTGCAGACCTACCTGACGGCGGGTCCGAAGGAATCGCGTGCCTGGACCATCCGCAAGGGTGACACCGCTCCCAAGGCGGCCGGCGTGATCCACACCGACTTCGAGCGCGGCTTCATCAAGGCCGAGATCGTCTCCTTCGTCGACCTCGACGCGGCCGGTTCGATGGCCGAGGCGAAGGCCAAGGGCAAGGTCCGCATGGAGGGCAAGGACTACGTCATGGCCGACGGCGACGTGGTGGAGTTCCGCTTCAACGTCTGACGAACGCCATCGAGGCGTTCCTCCGTAGTCATCCGCATTTCGGTGTTCTCGACCCCGTATATCGAGGTCGGGAACACCGAAATCGATATGCCGACGGAATCAACCGTGCCGGGCGACGTCCTCGCAGAGAATGCTCGGCCACTGCGCGAGATCGGCCGGGGTGTACGCGATCTCCAGCTTCGCGTGGGGGAGCAGACCCACCAGGGCTTCCGCCGTGGACACCGGGTGCGCGGGATCGTCGATCCACGCCAGCACCGTCACCGGAACGTCGATGCCGGACACGGCCTCCGGATCGGGCAGGTCGCTCAGCGCGGCGCCCCGGAACAGCGACGGCAGCAGGTCCTCGGTGACGTCGGGGGCGGTCTCCGGCGCGTCGACGGTGGCCGGTGGACGTGGTGCATTCAGATCGCGCATGAGGAACGCCGCCAGTCCCTGCTGCTCGATGAGATCGGCGGCGGCCCGGTACTCGGCGGCCTTCGCGGCGCGGGTGGCCCAGGCGGTCGCCGGCACCAACAGCGTGAGGCTGCTGAACCGCTCCGGATCCTTCACCGCCGCGTGCAACAGGGTCCCGGTGCCCATCGACGGCCCGACCCCGTGCACCCGCTCTCCGGGAAAGTAGTGATCGAGCAGCCGCAGCAGGTCGTCGGCGAGCACCGGCCAGCGGTAGTCCTCCGGCACCGCACGCCCCGTCGAGTGGCCGTGCCCCCGCGCGTCGTAGCGCAACAGTCGAGTGCCGCTGAGACCGCGGCCCAGGTCGAGGTCCATGAGACGGTCGCGGTGGCGGCTCGAGGTCAGGCCGTGGAGCTGGACGATCGGGTGCCCACCCTCGTCGCTCAGCTCCACGTCGAGTTCGGCCCCCGGCACACTGAAGGTCGGCACGTCGTCTCCCGATGTCGGAAAGCAGTTGCTGGAGAAGGCGCCTAGGATACCCGGCATGCGGCTGACAAATGTGGCGCACCTGCGCCTGCCGTTCGGCCGACTGCTCGGTTACGACGTCACCGTCGCGGGGCTCGGCCGGGCGCTTCCCGTGTCGTTCGACCAGCGGCGGCACGTCGGCGCAGGCGATCGTCCCGGCTCCTGGATGGCTCTGTCCTTCCGTCTGTTCGAGCCGGTCTCGCTCGACGACCTCGCGGCCGCGTGGCTGGCGGTGATCGCGCGGCACGGCACCCTGCGCTCGGTGTTCACCCACGGCGACGACGGTGAGCCGCGCCTGCACGAGGCCGAGATCCGCCCGGGCGGCTGGGTCGAACATCCGATCGGTCCCGGTCAGGCCGTCAACGACGCCCTCCGGGACGTCCTCGACAGCGCATGTTCGCCCTACAATCGGCCGTCGCACCGACTATGCGTGCTCGAGACCGCCACGGAACCGACCGTCGTGGTCGCCGCCGATCACTCGCACGTCGACATGTGGTCGATGCTGGTGATGGCCCGCGACCTGCTCGCTGCCCTCGCCGCCGTGCGCGCGGGACGGGAACCGTCCCTGTCGCCGACACCGGCCTTCGCGGAACACACCCGGGCACTGCAGGACCGTCCGGCCGCACCCGCCGAAGTCCACGAGCGCTGGGCCGAGGTGCTCGCCGCCAGCGGTGACGTGATGCCGCGCTTCCCGCTCTCCCTCGGAGTGGCGAGTCTCCAACGCGAACGCGTGGAGGTGCGCGACGTGCTCGACGTCGACGACAGCGCCGCCTTCTCCTCCCAGGCCAAGGACGACAGGGTGTCCACCCTCGCGCTGGTGGTCGCGGCCATGACCGAGGTGACCCTCGAACTGGCCGGAGTCCCGTTGCGGGCGGTGTTCCCGGTGCACAGCCGGTACGACGCCACCTGGCACGACTCCGTCGGCTGGTTCATCACCAATTCGGTGCTCGAATCGTCCGTCCCCGAACCTCGCGCGGCCGCGGACGCCGTCAAGGAGGCGGTCCGGCTCGGATCCTGGCCCCTCGAGGACATCCTGCGCCCGTGGGGCGGTATGCCGGAGGTCCCGGGCATGTTCGCGATCTCCTGGCTGGACCTGCGCAGGCTTCCCGTCCGGGTCGACGCCACCGGCCTCGAGGCGCAGTACGTCGGCGCGACCATCCGCACCGACGGGGTGATGCTGTGGTTCATCCTCGACGACTCGGGTCTGCACCTGCGGTGCCGCTATCCCGATACCGTCGAGGCTCGGCGGCACGTCGGTGGCTGGCTGGACCTGCT harbors:
- the ychF gene encoding redox-regulated ATPase YchF is translated as MSLTLGIVGLPNVGKSTLFNALTKNDVLAANYPFATIEPNVGVVELPDPRLNRLAEIFGSERILPATVSFVDIAGIVKGASAGEGMGNKFLANIREADAICQVVRVFDDPDVVHVEGKVDPMADIEVIATELILADLETIERALPRLEKESRKNKELVAQLEETKKAQAILEDGRTIFSAQAEVKGELLRDLHLLTAKPFLYVFNADEAVLTNEERKEELRKAVAPADAVFLDAKVESELLELDEDEAMELLESIGQTEAGLKQLARAGFHTLGLQTYLTAGPKESRAWTIRKGDTAPKAAGVIHTDFERGFIKAEIVSFVDLDAAGSMAEAKAKGKVRMEGKDYVMADGDVVEFRFNV
- a CDS encoding alpha/beta fold hydrolase codes for the protein MPTFSVPGAELDVELSDEGGHPIVQLHGLTSSRHRDRLMDLDLGRGLSGTRLLRYDARGHGHSTGRAVPEDYRWPVLADDLLRLLDHYFPGERVHGVGPSMGTGTLLHAAVKDPERFSSLTLLVPATAWATRAAKAAEYRAAADLIEQQGLAAFLMRDLNAPRPPATVDAPETAPDVTEDLLPSLFRGAALSDLPDPEAVSGIDVPVTVLAWIDDPAHPVSTAEALVGLLPHAKLEIAYTPADLAQWPSILCEDVARHG
- a CDS encoding GNAT family N-acetyltransferase, whose translation is MRLTNVAHLRLPFGRLLGYDVTVAGLGRALPVSFDQRRHVGAGDRPGSWMALSFRLFEPVSLDDLAAAWLAVIARHGTLRSVFTHGDDGEPRLHEAEIRPGGWVEHPIGPGQAVNDALRDVLDSACSPYNRPSHRLCVLETATEPTVVVAADHSHVDMWSMLVMARDLLAALAAVRAGREPSLSPTPAFAEHTRALQDRPAAPAEVHERWAEVLAASGDVMPRFPLSLGVASLQRERVEVRDVLDVDDSAAFSSQAKDDRVSTLALVVAAMTEVTLELAGVPLRAVFPVHSRYDATWHDSVGWFITNSVLESSVPEPRAAADAVKEAVRLGSWPLEDILRPWGGMPEVPGMFAISWLDLRRLPVRVDATGLEAQYVGATIRTDGVMLWFILDDSGLHLRCRYPDTVEARRHVGGWLDLLIARLQARARESVGGQIRLGDSSYRVQRAGRSDVPAIVALLSDDEQTPCEGAELARYEEAYDAVARDPSHYLAVVRDEVGRIVGTMQLTIVPGLFRGGATRLLVEGIRVASSERSRGIGTAMLEWAHDHGRNRGATLAQIAVDASDERARMFGARLGYGCTQVGLERAL